The proteins below come from a single Chryseobacterium capnotolerans genomic window:
- a CDS encoding LytR/AlgR family response regulator transcription factor → MEDRTFAFIKTDKKLVKLFFKDINIIKGLGNYVEVHTIDRKRYVYYRTLKDLIENLPKEFMRVHNSYIVNLTNIESFEDNQLLCGDLKITVAKSYKDCLLEAISKMML, encoded by the coding sequence ATGGAGGACAGAACGTTTGCTTTTATTAAAACAGACAAAAAGCTGGTAAAACTTTTCTTTAAGGATATCAATATTATCAAAGGTCTGGGGAACTATGTAGAAGTACATACCATAGACCGGAAAAGATATGTTTATTACAGAACACTCAAAGATCTGATCGAAAACCTGCCGAAGGAATTTATGCGGGTTCATAACTCATATATCGTTAACTTAACGAATATTGAATCTTTTGAAGATAACCAGCTGTTATGCGGAGATTTAAAAATTACTGTAGCCAAAAGCTATAAAGACTGTCTTCTTGAAGCCATCAGTAAAATGATGCTTTAA
- a CDS encoding TonB-dependent receptor, with the protein MSIILKKRLLIALVLPTAALYYGQSTKDSLEKSKSIDEVMLVGRNLSQTAKERKTPVAVSNIKAAEIQEKLGNREFPEIMKSTPSVYVTKVGGGFGDSRINMRGFDGANIAVIINGQPVNDMQGGTVYWSNWTGLADIASSIQIQRGLGASKFVVPSVGGTINIVTKATDSEQKAMIKAEAGNDNYSRLSAMYSSGLKNKWGTTVLLSRWQGDGYINGTKGEGYSWFFSTGFKPNEKHAFNLIATGAPQVHDTRRSSATGANVATLQQFETYGRRYNPQTGMLNGSQFNLAPNFYHKPIASLNWDWNINDNLKLSTVVYGSWGRGGGGTGLNGSIKNAKDQTMNFMNYGPGGDGTINWDMIYRYNRGGAVTDYNGNTFQKSPFTAPAGSPTDYNGQNVATLNGTSGIVRKQSINAHDWYGVIADLNYKKNNWTFNGGIDLKTYKGALYDITTDLLGSDALFVKSTVNAPNGYYIDRTVKPEPLTKTGNTQKISIHNEGLVKWAGIYGMVEYSSEKLSASVQASVSEQYYKRRDYMLYTPGNQETKWYHKTGYIVKGGANYNIDDHHNVFFNAGVISRQPLFNALFPSNQNIYNDAKNERIFSLELGYGFKSRYIDVNINAYRTQWDDRFISRTFNAGAADVAKFSQLKLGNAYFYNALNVGQIHQGVELEAKARPFANLRVRGMVSLGNWKYKGNANFNILDVQSNQEISGATGMINIKDLKVGDAAQTTASLGIDYNITKAFSIDANWEYYDKLYAQFNPINFLTEADRERGIVKLPSYNLFDVGASYKFEIGQKKSLTLRANVYNLFNKYYISELSSNIHATDKIAAGPDAGKTYQQAGRVYQGVADANTGFLGFGRTWSVAATFRF; encoded by the coding sequence ATGAGCATTATTTTAAAAAAGCGACTTCTTATAGCGCTTGTATTACCAACGGCCGCCTTGTATTATGGGCAGAGTACGAAGGATTCTTTAGAAAAATCTAAATCTATTGATGAGGTGATGTTGGTAGGTAGGAACCTTTCCCAAACCGCCAAAGAGAGAAAGACACCTGTTGCAGTTTCCAACATTAAGGCAGCTGAAATTCAGGAGAAACTGGGAAACAGAGAATTCCCTGAAATTATGAAGTCTACTCCATCTGTTTACGTTACTAAAGTAGGTGGTGGATTTGGAGACAGCAGAATTAACATGAGAGGTTTTGATGGTGCCAATATTGCGGTGATCATCAACGGACAGCCTGTTAATGACATGCAGGGAGGTACTGTGTACTGGTCTAACTGGACTGGACTGGCAGATATTGCAAGCTCTATTCAGATCCAGAGAGGTTTGGGAGCTTCTAAATTTGTAGTTCCATCTGTAGGAGGAACCATCAACATTGTAACCAAAGCTACTGATTCTGAGCAAAAAGCAATGATCAAGGCAGAAGCGGGTAATGACAATTACTCAAGACTCTCCGCAATGTACTCTTCCGGATTGAAAAACAAATGGGGAACTACCGTATTGCTTTCCCGTTGGCAAGGTGATGGTTACATCAACGGAACTAAAGGTGAAGGATATTCTTGGTTTTTCTCTACAGGATTTAAGCCGAATGAAAAACATGCATTCAATTTAATTGCAACAGGTGCGCCACAGGTACACGATACCAGAAGATCTTCTGCAACCGGAGCCAATGTTGCAACTTTACAGCAGTTTGAAACTTATGGAAGAAGATACAACCCACAAACAGGAATGCTGAACGGTTCTCAGTTCAACTTAGCTCCTAACTTCTACCACAAGCCAATCGCTTCATTAAACTGGGATTGGAATATTAATGACAACCTGAAATTATCTACAGTTGTTTACGGTTCTTGGGGACGTGGCGGCGGTGGAACCGGACTTAACGGTTCTATTAAAAATGCCAAAGACCAAACCATGAACTTCATGAATTATGGACCTGGTGGTGATGGTACTATCAATTGGGATATGATCTATCGTTATAACAGAGGCGGTGCTGTAACAGATTATAATGGAAATACCTTCCAGAAATCTCCTTTTACTGCTCCTGCAGGATCCCCTACTGATTATAATGGACAAAATGTAGCTACTTTAAACGGAACAAGCGGTATTGTAAGAAAGCAAAGTATTAATGCTCATGACTGGTATGGTGTCATTGCAGACCTTAACTATAAAAAGAATAACTGGACTTTTAATGGAGGAATCGACCTTAAAACTTACAAAGGAGCTCTTTATGATATTACTACTGATCTATTAGGATCAGATGCTCTATTTGTTAAAAGTACAGTGAACGCTCCAAACGGTTATTATATCGACCGTACGGTAAAACCAGAACCATTGACAAAGACTGGAAATACTCAAAAAATATCAATCCACAATGAAGGCCTTGTAAAATGGGCTGGTATTTATGGAATGGTGGAATATAGCTCTGAAAAACTAAGTGCATCAGTTCAGGCATCAGTTTCTGAACAGTATTACAAGAGAAGAGACTATATGCTGTATACCCCTGGAAACCAAGAAACGAAATGGTATCACAAAACAGGTTATATTGTAAAAGGTGGTGCTAATTACAATATTGATGATCATCACAATGTATTTTTCAATGCAGGAGTAATTTCAAGACAGCCATTATTCAATGCGTTGTTCCCTTCAAATCAGAATATCTACAATGATGCAAAAAATGAAAGAATATTCTCTCTGGAATTAGGATATGGTTTCAAATCACGTTATATAGATGTTAACATCAATGCTTACAGAACGCAATGGGATGATAGATTCATTTCAAGAACATTCAATGCAGGCGCAGCAGATGTTGCGAAATTCTCTCAATTGAAACTTGGAAATGCGTACTTCTATAATGCTCTAAATGTTGGACAAATTCACCAAGGGGTAGAATTGGAAGCTAAGGCAAGACCTTTTGCTAATCTTAGAGTGAGAGGGATGGTTTCATTGGGTAACTGGAAGTACAAAGGAAACGCAAATTTCAATATTCTGGATGTTCAAAGCAACCAGGAAATTTCCGGAGCTACAGGGATGATCAACATCAAGGACCTGAAAGTTGGTGATGCAGCGCAAACAACAGCAAGTTTAGGTATTGATTATAACATTACAAAAGCTTTCAGTATTGATGCTAACTGGGAATATTATGACAAATTATATGCCCAGTTCAACCCTATCAATTTCCTTACAGAGGCTGACAGAGAAAGAGGAATTGTAAAATTACCTAGCTATAACCTATTTGATGTAGGAGCTAGTTACAAATTCGAAATCGGTCAGAAAAAATCTTTAACACTAAGAGCGAATGTTTATAACTTATTCAACAAATATTATATTTCTGAACTAAGTTCTAATATTCATGCTACTGATAAAATTGCTGCTGGTCCTGATGCTGGAAAAACGTATCAGCAAGCAGGTAGAGTGTATCAGGGTGTTGCTGATGCCAATACAGGTTTCTTAGGATTCGGAAGAACGTGGTCTGTGGCTGCTACTTTCAGATTCTAA
- a CDS encoding leucine-rich repeat domain-containing protein — protein MKAVTIILIYLYLGIFTIKAQIINFSDENFKEALIAQGVDTNKDGNIQKSEAVNIKKLHVNNANISSVVGIKNFTNLEDFAFLDNKLTIVDLEGMRNLKYLYGINNKIKQLKLKGCTNLEVIFMDQNELSVLDLSGLTKLKDIRINVNNLESIDLSRKPKLENVQLFRNQIRAFKAEDSFDIKGLDLSKNLITEIDLRPFSKLEEVDLNGNPLRKINVEGLSKLEKLYLEPAAFTSSYINQLNTSGLVSLKEYKW, from the coding sequence ATGAAAGCTGTTACAATAATTCTCATATACTTGTATTTAGGTATTTTCACCATAAAAGCCCAAATTATCAATTTTTCTGATGAAAATTTTAAAGAAGCCCTGATAGCCCAGGGCGTTGATACAAATAAAGATGGAAACATTCAGAAATCAGAAGCAGTAAATATTAAAAAGCTGCATGTAAATAACGCCAACATTTCTTCGGTTGTAGGGATTAAAAACTTTACCAACCTTGAAGATTTTGCTTTTCTTGATAATAAGCTTACCATTGTTGATCTTGAAGGGATGCGAAATCTCAAATACCTTTATGGAATCAATAATAAAATTAAGCAGCTCAAATTAAAAGGCTGTACAAACCTTGAAGTGATTTTTATGGATCAGAATGAATTGTCTGTTCTGGACCTTTCCGGGCTTACAAAGTTAAAAGACATAAGAATCAATGTAAACAATTTAGAATCAATAGATCTAAGCAGAAAGCCTAAGTTAGAAAATGTACAGCTTTTCAGAAATCAGATAAGAGCATTCAAAGCTGAGGACTCTTTTGATATTAAAGGATTGGACCTTTCTAAGAATCTAATCACAGAAATAGATTTGAGACCTTTTTCTAAACTTGAAGAAGTTGATCTTAATGGTAATCCTTTAAGAAAAATCAATGTGGAAGGTCTTAGCAAGCTGGAAAAACTTTATCTGGAACCTGCAGCTTTTACATCATCTTATATTAATCAATTGAATACCAGTGGACTTGTTAGTCTAAAAGAGTATAAATGGTAA
- a CDS encoding helix-turn-helix domain-containing protein — translation MISGKGSFTINNNIASYSKGSLILLTPDDEHHLKVEEKTELLLVKFSERYVKDYKWNSIDSIGCLLYGASYLSGCILQNKPDVVLVDSIVTSLLHGLNYPDLYQEELTLHYVNALIVIAARNISKMRVEHIASNTDKRIVEIIDYIQGNIHDPALLKVAVIAHKFGLSETYLGSYFKNHCGETITHYILNYKLRLIEHRLLFSDMRINEIVTEFGFSDESHLNKFFKKQHNMSLTEFKKSKSLSKVID, via the coding sequence GTGATTTCCGGAAAAGGTTCCTTTACCATAAATAACAATATAGCTTCTTATAGCAAGGGCAGCCTGATATTACTAACTCCTGATGATGAACACCACTTGAAAGTTGAGGAAAAAACTGAGCTTTTACTTGTAAAGTTTAGTGAACGTTATGTAAAGGATTACAAATGGAATAGTATTGATTCAATAGGATGCTTATTGTATGGGGCTTCTTATCTTTCCGGATGTATTTTACAGAATAAGCCGGATGTTGTTTTGGTGGATTCTATTGTCACTTCACTGCTTCACGGTCTGAATTATCCGGATCTTTATCAGGAGGAGCTGACCCTGCATTACGTGAATGCATTAATTGTGATTGCTGCCAGGAATATATCAAAGATGCGGGTTGAACATATAGCATCCAATACAGATAAAAGAATAGTGGAGATCATTGATTATATCCAGGGAAATATCCATGATCCGGCACTTTTAAAGGTGGCTGTCATCGCTCATAAATTTGGACTTTCCGAAACCTATCTTGGCAGCTATTTTAAAAACCATTGCGGAGAAACCATTACCCATTATATCCTGAATTATAAATTAAGATTGATTGAACATCGGCTTCTTTTTAGCGATATGAGGATTAATGAGATAGTCACCGAGTTTGGTTTTTCTGATGAAAGTCATCTCAATAAGTTCTTCAAAAAGCAGCATAACATGAGTCTGACCGAGTTTAAAAAAAGCAAATCATTATCTAAAGTTATAGATTAA
- a CDS encoding glyceraldehyde-3-phosphate dehydrogenase, translating into MKEKIVQIIHSTGKYTLDILPGRLNEMQEQIDRCLNNEQAAIVVRNDNGEQFIYPSDLLKNSFIAIVDKVTPEVF; encoded by the coding sequence ATGAAAGAAAAAATCGTTCAGATTATCCATTCTACAGGAAAATATACATTGGATATATTGCCAGGCAGGCTTAATGAAATGCAGGAACAAATTGACAGATGTTTAAATAATGAACAGGCCGCTATAGTTGTTCGAAACGACAATGGAGAACAGTTTATTTACCCATCAGACCTTTTGAAAAATAGCTTTATTGCAATAGTCGATAAAGTTACTCCTGAAGTCTTCTAG
- the yddG gene encoding aromatic amino acid DMT transporter YddG: MTANIKTNPLSYGLAFIGALLWAAYCIVTVRIANGVNGITLFFMMVAAALWIKYLIVSDTGGMEINLSSVVYLLLAACAMGFGYAAWNIGILEGNVTILAGASYFIPVLSSALSSVLLSTALGLSFWQGAVMVCAGSILCWLATRERKIKQ; encoded by the coding sequence ATGACTGCCAATATTAAAACTAATCCTTTAAGCTATGGATTGGCTTTTATTGGAGCGCTATTGTGGGCTGCTTATTGTATAGTTACGGTTCGTATAGCCAATGGAGTAAACGGAATCACATTATTTTTCATGATGGTAGCTGCTGCCTTATGGATAAAGTATTTAATCGTTAGTGATACAGGCGGTATGGAGATCAACCTTTCTTCCGTTGTATATCTTTTACTGGCAGCATGTGCCATGGGATTTGGATATGCAGCATGGAATATCGGAATTTTGGAGGGAAATGTTACGATTTTAGCAGGTGCATCTTATTTTATCCCTGTTTTGTCATCCGCATTGTCATCCGTCCTTTTATCTACAGCCTTAGGATTGTCTTTCTGGCAGGGAGCTGTGATGGTTTGCGCAGGTTCAATACTCTGCTGGCTGGCGACCAGAGAACGAAAAATTAAGCAATAA
- a CDS encoding NUDIX hydrolase, which produces MNTLPVGMKRVATLCILRYQNKFLLLKRLKEPNKDMYTPVGGKIDAFENPLQAAIRETFEETGIHVESMKFCGMLTETSPTKYNWISYVYLAEIDYIEPPICNEGTLKWISFDDLLSVPTPKTDWYIYKYILEKKAFAFNADYDGHLNLISMSEEFENIQLPELDKY; this is translated from the coding sequence ATGAATACATTACCTGTTGGAATGAAACGTGTCGCAACACTTTGCATTTTACGTTATCAAAACAAATTCTTATTATTAAAAAGATTAAAGGAACCTAATAAAGATATGTACACTCCAGTTGGAGGTAAAATTGATGCATTTGAAAATCCTTTACAAGCAGCTATCCGGGAAACATTTGAAGAAACCGGCATTCATGTTGAATCGATGAAATTCTGTGGAATGCTGACAGAAACATCTCCTACAAAATACAATTGGATTAGTTACGTTTATTTGGCTGAGATAGATTATATAGAGCCTCCGATATGCAACGAAGGAACTTTAAAATGGATTTCTTTTGATGATCTGCTAAGTGTCCCTACCCCAAAAACCGACTGGTACATCTATAAATATATTCTGGAAAAGAAAGCTTTTGCTTTTAATGCTGATTACGATGGTCATCTGAACCTTATCTCAATGAGTGAGGAGTTTGAAAATATTCAACTTCCAGAACTGGATAAATATTGA
- a CDS encoding DUF885 domain-containing protein — protein MMKHKLALLSTVIVSCMSAQQKNTQLHQIFDEYYKESNVLSPLSATFNGIDGYNDQLTADDENQLKKIHDFYIKYIHLLKPFGTQDLNKEDRISLAILENDLQIALKTEKYHQEYMPVNQMGSIPTYMALLGSGSSAQPFKTVKDYENWMKRCQAFSRWTDVAIQNMQKGIKTGVVLPKALVVKIIPQLQKLAQNDDQSSFYNPIKNFPRDISKKEQDRLTKNFKEVLSKNIFPSLQKLADFFQNEYLPNARSSSGINVFPNGKEMYKDYILSMVTIDKDPEEVYQLGLSEVTRITTEMEKIKKSIGFKGSLPELFEFMKTDKQFMPFKTDKEVLEAYQDVYNKIKPNLSKYFGITPKTPFEIRKTEEFRAASASPQYFPGNLPTHRPGIFYAPILDPTKINITNMDMESVFLHEAIPGHHYQISIQYENTSVPEFRQKYMNGAFVEGWALYTESLGKDLGVYTNPYHQLGALGTEMHRAIRLVVDSGLHTGKMTREDAIQYMLDNEPVSEQFATAEIERYMANPAQALSYKIGELKIRELRDKYKSQLGSKFNIKDFHDTILTGGAMPLTVFENYMDDWAKSIK, from the coding sequence ATGATGAAGCATAAGCTAGCTTTACTTAGCACTGTTATTGTTTCCTGCATGAGTGCGCAGCAAAAGAATACCCAATTACATCAGATCTTTGATGAATATTATAAAGAGTCAAACGTACTAAGCCCATTGAGTGCAACCTTTAACGGTATTGATGGTTATAATGATCAGCTTACTGCTGATGATGAAAATCAGCTTAAAAAAATCCATGATTTTTATATAAAATATATCCATCTTCTGAAACCTTTTGGAACTCAGGATTTGAATAAAGAAGATCGTATCTCACTGGCAATTTTGGAGAATGACCTGCAAATTGCTCTGAAAACAGAAAAATACCATCAGGAATATATGCCTGTCAATCAGATGGGGAGTATTCCCACCTATATGGCATTGTTGGGTTCCGGGAGTTCAGCACAGCCTTTCAAAACGGTAAAAGATTATGAGAACTGGATGAAACGCTGCCAGGCTTTCTCAAGGTGGACAGATGTTGCTATACAGAATATGCAGAAAGGTATCAAAACAGGAGTTGTTTTACCCAAAGCTTTAGTAGTGAAAATTATTCCGCAATTACAGAAACTGGCACAGAACGATGATCAGTCTTCTTTTTATAACCCGATAAAGAATTTTCCCAGGGATATTTCAAAAAAAGAACAAGATCGTTTAACTAAAAATTTTAAAGAAGTTCTGTCGAAAAATATTTTCCCTTCCCTACAGAAACTTGCAGATTTTTTCCAGAATGAATATCTGCCGAATGCCCGTTCATCTTCAGGAATCAATGTTTTTCCTAATGGCAAAGAAATGTATAAAGACTATATTTTATCAATGGTAACCATTGATAAAGATCCGGAAGAAGTATATCAGTTAGGCTTATCTGAAGTGACAAGAATTACCACAGAGATGGAAAAAATTAAGAAATCTATCGGTTTTAAAGGTTCTCTTCCCGAATTATTTGAATTTATGAAAACAGATAAGCAATTCATGCCTTTCAAAACAGATAAAGAAGTATTAGAAGCTTATCAGGATGTTTATAACAAAATAAAACCTAATTTATCGAAGTATTTCGGGATTACCCCTAAAACGCCTTTTGAAATCCGTAAGACAGAAGAGTTCAGAGCAGCTTCAGCATCACCACAATATTTTCCAGGAAACCTTCCTACCCATCGTCCTGGTATTTTTTATGCTCCTATTTTAGATCCAACAAAAATCAATATTACCAATATGGATATGGAAAGTGTATTTTTACATGAAGCCATTCCAGGCCATCATTATCAGATAAGCATTCAATATGAAAATACCTCTGTTCCGGAATTTCGACAGAAATATATGAACGGGGCATTTGTAGAAGGCTGGGCATTATATACTGAATCCCTGGGAAAAGACCTTGGAGTGTATACTAATCCTTATCATCAGTTGGGAGCATTGGGTACAGAGATGCACCGTGCGATCCGATTGGTAGTTGATTCCGGATTGCATACAGGAAAAATGACCCGTGAAGATGCCATACAATATATGCTGGATAACGAACCTGTTTCTGAACAATTTGCCACTGCTGAAATAGAGCGGTATATGGCTAATCCTGCGCAGGCACTTTCCTATAAAATCGGAGAACTGAAAATAAGAGAACTGCGTGATAAGTACAAATCACAGTTAGGCTCCAAATTTAATATCAAGGATTTCCATGATACTATTCTGACAGGAGGAGCAATGCCGCTCACTGTTTTTGAAAACTATATGGATGATTGGGCAAAAAGTATCAAATAA
- a CDS encoding MFS transporter: MKRSIYVLALGAFGIITTEFGVVGILPTISRQFGVSIDTAGWLLSAFAITVAVSSPFITSFTSKINRKFLLCLVMSIFVLSNLISAFSTNFTMLMIARILPAILHPLFWNISIAIAFKEKGAKGVSTVMLGLSLATVLGIPMTTYAADLFHDWKASFFLSSIISFIAFIGLLLFIPSLPAEKEKSEQNQFVILKNPLLWINLISTIGTLAAMFSSYTYLTAYLEEITKMNGAQISIMLLLFGGMGTLGNWLMGIVLSRNVKLTTRLFLLLLISVQILAYFLGGLFVPMVIIVSFWGMIHTGGFLVSNIRTTQNIPHHALEFVNSLLTSSFNIGISLGAFLGGIVSAYYGVQYVLSVSVLLLTATLFLSFFSFPKSITTDESSEEKELGTTVCEHI; this comes from the coding sequence ATGAAAAGATCAATCTATGTCCTGGCGCTAGGTGCTTTTGGCATTATTACTACCGAATTTGGGGTTGTGGGTATTCTTCCTACGATCAGCAGGCAATTCGGGGTATCAATTGATACGGCAGGATGGCTGCTGAGCGCTTTTGCTATCACAGTGGCTGTTTCCTCCCCTTTTATCACTTCTTTTACCAGCAAAATAAACCGTAAGTTTCTTCTATGTCTCGTGATGAGCATATTTGTTCTTTCCAATCTTATCTCTGCTTTTTCCACCAACTTTACGATGCTTATGATTGCCCGTATTTTACCAGCCATACTGCATCCTTTGTTCTGGAATATCTCCATTGCCATTGCCTTCAAAGAAAAGGGAGCAAAAGGAGTATCTACTGTCATGCTGGGACTGAGTCTTGCCACCGTTCTTGGTATTCCTATGACGACTTATGCTGCAGATCTTTTTCATGATTGGAAAGCTTCATTTTTCCTGAGCAGTATCATCAGCTTTATTGCGTTTATCGGGTTATTGCTTTTTATACCCTCTCTCCCTGCAGAAAAAGAAAAATCAGAGCAAAATCAGTTCGTTATTTTGAAAAACCCTCTTTTGTGGATCAATCTGATTTCCACCATCGGTACATTAGCAGCCATGTTCTCAAGCTATACTTACCTTACGGCTTATCTTGAAGAAATTACCAAAATGAATGGAGCCCAGATCAGTATCATGCTGCTTCTTTTCGGAGGCATGGGAACCCTTGGCAACTGGCTTATGGGAATAGTTTTAAGCCGAAATGTAAAGCTCACAACAAGATTGTTTTTGCTGCTTCTCATTTCAGTACAAATTCTGGCTTACTTTCTGGGCGGACTTTTTGTTCCTATGGTTATTATTGTATCTTTTTGGGGCATGATCCACACAGGTGGCTTTTTAGTCTCCAATATCAGAACTACACAAAACATTCCTCATCATGCGCTGGAATTTGTTAACAGTTTGCTCACATCATCTTTTAATATCGGGATTTCATTAGGTGCATTTCTTGGTGGGATAGTAAGCGCTTATTATGGAGTTCAGTATGTTCTTTCAGTGAGTGTCTTGCTACTTACAGCAACATTATTCCTGAGTTTCTTTTCGTTCCCTAAAAGCATTACGACAGACGAAAGCAGTGAAGAAAAAGAACTTGGAACAACGGTTTGTGAACATATTTAA
- a CDS encoding AraC family transcriptional regulator, which produces MEDFKIEPFLHSENSSHFITTKRVSDLLLARPTQLFQPHKILFNCIHLFCEGEGSINIDFKTINIKERHILFASPNQICQFNRPINYKSRIMIFTEDFLCQNSTQTQFYSETSLFNDPLNIRYFNLEDRFEEVLALFDYIKNELARPYRDVQSTILNNYLFNILLIAEEISIHSKINLDFCGDKLLVARFKSLVNKNLNQHLSLDYYCEELNITLRALQKTFLKVEKETPKQWLMNRMILEIKRNLMYNTLSVSEIAYDLGFKEVTNFTKFFKIKTGVTPTQFRKSIQR; this is translated from the coding sequence ATGGAGGATTTTAAAATTGAACCTTTTTTGCATAGTGAGAATAGTTCACATTTTATCACAACAAAAAGGGTATCAGATCTTTTATTAGCTAGACCCACCCAACTTTTTCAACCACATAAAATCTTATTTAACTGTATTCATCTTTTTTGTGAAGGTGAAGGAAGCATTAATATAGATTTTAAAACAATAAATATTAAGGAAAGGCACATTTTATTTGCTTCACCTAATCAAATCTGCCAGTTTAATAGACCTATTAATTATAAAAGCAGGATAATGATTTTTACCGAAGATTTTCTTTGCCAAAACAGTACACAAACTCAATTTTATAGTGAAACCAGTTTGTTTAATGATCCTTTAAATATACGATATTTCAATTTAGAAGATAGGTTTGAAGAAGTATTAGCTTTATTCGATTACATTAAAAATGAATTGGCCAGGCCATATAGAGATGTACAGAGTACTATATTAAATAACTATTTGTTTAATATACTTCTGATTGCGGAGGAAATTTCCATACATTCTAAAATTAACCTGGATTTTTGTGGGGATAAACTTTTAGTTGCTAGATTTAAATCTTTGGTAAATAAAAATCTAAATCAACATTTAAGTCTTGACTACTATTGTGAAGAATTGAATATAACGCTTCGTGCACTACAGAAGACTTTTCTTAAAGTAGAAAAGGAGACGCCCAAACAATGGCTAATGAATAGGATGATATTAGAGATTAAAAGAAATCTGATGTATAATACATTAAGCGTAAGTGAAATTGCCTACGATTTGGGGTTTAAGGAGGTAACCAATTTTACTAAGTTTTTTAAGATAAAAACAGGGGTGACTCCAACACAATTTAGGAAGTCTATACAAAGATAG
- a CDS encoding C40 family peptidase — protein MKQLSLWLIASAFVVSCGSSKNVSSSKKPGSKTVVKSENLRKLDSKFDGNVSRSINDVLKDAEKYLGTPYKFGGNTSSGFDCSGFTVKVFEENDFSLPRRSTDQAGTGKNIDIRDVKPGDLLFFATAGGSRVSHVGIVHDIGPDGEVKFIHASTSKGVIISSLNEKYWNKAYLHAQRIL, from the coding sequence ATAAAGCAGCTTTCTCTTTGGCTGATTGCATCTGCTTTTGTAGTGTCTTGCGGCTCTTCAAAAAACGTTTCTTCCAGCAAGAAACCGGGCTCTAAAACCGTAGTGAAATCTGAAAATCTGAGAAAATTGGATTCTAAATTCGATGGAAATGTATCAAGGTCCATCAATGATGTCCTAAAAGATGCTGAGAAATACCTTGGAACTCCTTATAAATTCGGAGGGAATACATCTTCAGGTTTTGATTGTTCCGGTTTTACTGTAAAAGTGTTTGAAGAAAATGACTTTAGCCTTCCAAGAAGATCAACCGATCAGGCCGGAACCGGGAAAAACATTGATATCAGGGATGTAAAACCTGGTGACTTGCTGTTTTTTGCTACTGCCGGAGGAAGCAGGGTTTCCCATGTAGGAATTGTTCATGACATTGGCCCGGACGGAGAAGTGAAGTTCATTCATGCTTCCACTTCAAAAGGAGTTATTATTTCATCCCTGAACGAAAAATACTGGAATAAAGCTTATCTTCATGCCCAAAGAATTTTATAA
- a CDS encoding TetR/AcrR family transcriptional regulator, with product MDTKEKILLVSYQQFINKGFHNTSMQQLVEASGFSKGAFYHHFKNKNDLYKEVINHYFLQFYHSVDWSSYAKAEMTLKDIEEKIQDFYLGFIPQILSITENGMSAYYIMYFEAFTILPHFKEEIKKFYSNLEYLLTHAKDNGERSKKTATQIIAKYEGILFLLAINPAVNIQTLLKQIKD from the coding sequence ATGGATACAAAAGAAAAGATATTATTAGTCTCCTATCAGCAATTTATCAATAAAGGATTTCATAATACTTCCATGCAGCAGCTGGTTGAAGCTTCAGGCTTTTCTAAAGGAGCATTTTATCATCATTTTAAAAACAAAAATGATCTTTATAAGGAAGTTATCAATCATTATTTCCTGCAATTTTATCATTCTGTTGATTGGAGCAGCTATGCAAAGGCTGAAATGACGCTAAAGGATATCGAGGAGAAAATTCAAGACTTTTATTTAGGTTTTATTCCACAGATCCTATCTATTACAGAAAATGGAATGTCTGCATATTATATTATGTATTTTGAAGCATTTACGATTCTTCCACATTTTAAAGAAGAGATCAAAAAGTTTTACAGCAACCTGGAATATCTGCTGACTCATGCAAAAGATAATGGCGAAAGATCAAAAAAAACTGCTACGCAGATTATTGCCAAGTATGAAGGAATATTATTTTTATTAGCCATTAATCCTGCTGTGAATATTCAAACCCTTTTAAAACAAATTAAAGACTGA